A single Treponema primitia ZAS-1 DNA region contains:
- a CDS encoding acyltransferase — MIKLLARIYLFIFLGIARIVLRGDTHFFRAFQRALRGDSRCILAFRHPNGGEPQLLTWFILFRLRGLAKKAGFPFARSPHALFIYGYDVLRWGGWVARLVMPRVGGMPIHHTKLDSQGMTRIFKAMKEGPYPIAIAPEGQVTYNTEQILNLEQGTMRIGFHSADQLRKEGKSYPVEILPISIHFRYGAWGKMCLSWLMKRLDRFTGYRDRYKKDGLPDFTLRLRNCRDYLITQNEIRYGLPLDEKRDISERMNCIMEAALDKAEKILGISPAADGIMNRVYNIRQISWDRIYLPGQESLDGLSQVERSLLDLRAGEAWYAGRHGELVDFLWYFRSPIPEEESPLHLKIEYAQNLWDLANRTMGGSYATRNINIYPRRVIIQAAEPINLTDRLPEYNRDRKSAIQSAMDDLLKAYMGCIEEVNKAD, encoded by the coding sequence TTGATTAAACTCCTGGCCCGGATCTACCTTTTTATTTTTCTGGGCATTGCCCGGATAGTATTACGGGGGGATACACATTTTTTTAGGGCCTTCCAGCGGGCCCTCCGGGGGGACAGCCGGTGTATCCTGGCTTTCCGCCATCCCAATGGGGGGGAACCCCAGCTTCTAACCTGGTTTATCTTATTCCGTCTCCGGGGCCTGGCTAAAAAAGCGGGGTTTCCCTTTGCCAGATCGCCCCATGCGCTTTTTATCTACGGGTACGATGTACTTCGCTGGGGCGGCTGGGTGGCCCGGCTGGTAATGCCCCGGGTTGGCGGCATGCCGATCCACCACACCAAGCTTGATTCCCAGGGCATGACTCGGATATTTAAGGCTATGAAAGAAGGGCCCTACCCCATAGCCATTGCGCCGGAGGGACAGGTTACCTACAACACCGAACAGATCCTCAACCTGGAACAGGGGACCATGCGGATAGGTTTCCATTCGGCGGATCAGCTTAGAAAGGAAGGGAAATCCTACCCTGTGGAAATCCTCCCGATATCCATCCATTTTCGCTATGGTGCGTGGGGGAAAATGTGCCTCAGTTGGCTGATGAAAAGGCTTGATCGCTTTACCGGGTATCGGGATCGCTATAAAAAAGACGGGCTGCCGGACTTTACCCTCAGGCTGCGGAACTGCCGGGATTACCTTATCACCCAAAATGAAATACGCTACGGCCTTCCGCTTGATGAAAAGCGGGATATATCAGAAAGGATGAATTGTATCATGGAGGCAGCCCTGGATAAGGCGGAGAAGATCCTGGGGATCAGTCCCGCAGCGGACGGGATCATGAACCGGGTATACAATATCCGCCAAATCTCCTGGGACCGGATCTACCTGCCCGGCCAGGAAAGCCTGGACGGACTATCCCAGGTGGAGCGGTCCCTGCTGGATCTCCGGGCGGGGGAAGCCTGGTATGCCGGCCGTCACGGAGAACTGGTGGATTTTCTCTGGTATTTCCGTTCCCCCATACCGGAGGAGGAAAGTCCCCTGCACCTGAAAATAGAATACGCCCAGAACCTGTGGGATCTTGCCAACAGAACCATGGGAGGCTCCTACGCCACACGGAATATCAATATCTATCCCCGGCGTGTGATAATTCAGGCTGCGGAACCGATAAACCTTACGGACAGGCTTCCTGAATATAACCGGGACCGGAAAAGCGCCATCCAGTCGGCCATGGATGATCTGCTAAAAGCCTACATGGGCTGTATTGAAGAAGTGAACAAAGCGGATTAA
- a CDS encoding HAD family hydrolase, whose protein sequence is MADPGLLHLIQESPVPELLPPPALPAYLEALLFPGRAVLTGIHTVIFDVYGTLFTSAAGDIASSGGTGAVSDRAAGRSVPGDGRLEVLAGEFGCTGQELREHFHREVLRLHRELGEKTDYPELRVEEIWAEFLNRYGETPTMSVQELALRYELAVNPAYPMPGARDIIGTLKHRGIRLGLISNAQFFTPLLFEAFFNAPPKDLGFDPELLIYSFELGEAKPSPNLFSPAVLRLKSLGLEPENALYIGNDMLNDISAAARAGFKTALFAGDYRSLRLREGDSRVKGVRPDRVIRNLKDLSALLAETA, encoded by the coding sequence ATGGCTGATCCCGGCCTCTTACACCTGATCCAGGAAAGCCCGGTTCCCGAACTTCTCCCGCCACCCGCCCTGCCGGCGTATCTGGAAGCCCTGCTGTTCCCCGGCAGGGCCGTCCTCACGGGCATTCATACGGTGATCTTTGACGTATACGGTACCCTCTTCACCTCCGCCGCCGGTGATATTGCCAGCTCCGGTGGAACCGGAGCCGTTTCTGACAGAGCCGCCGGAAGATCTGTCCCCGGCGACGGCCGATTGGAGGTTCTAGCCGGGGAATTTGGCTGCACTGGGCAGGAATTGCGGGAGCACTTCCACCGGGAAGTCCTACGCCTGCACAGAGAATTGGGTGAAAAAACCGACTACCCGGAGCTGCGGGTGGAGGAAATCTGGGCAGAATTCCTAAACCGGTACGGGGAAACGCCAACCATGTCAGTGCAGGAACTGGCCCTACGTTACGAACTGGCGGTTAATCCGGCATACCCCATGCCCGGCGCCCGGGATATCATAGGAACCCTGAAACACCGGGGGATCCGGTTGGGGCTCATCTCTAACGCCCAGTTTTTTACCCCCCTCCTGTTTGAGGCCTTTTTCAACGCACCCCCAAAGGACCTGGGTTTTGATCCGGAACTGTTGATCTACTCCTTCGAACTGGGGGAAGCAAAACCTTCGCCGAATCTCTTTAGCCCCGCGGTCCTGCGCCTAAAATCCCTGGGCTTGGAACCGGAAAATGCCTTATATATAGGAAATGATATGCTCAACGATATCTCGGCTGCCGCCCGGGCGGGGTTTAAGACCGCCCTTTTCGCCGGGGACTACCGTTCCCTGCGCTTACGGGAAGGGGACAGCCGGGTTAAAGGTGTCCGTCCGGACAGGGTTATACGGAACCTGAAGGATCTGTCTGCTCTTTTGGCCGAAACTGCTTGA
- a CDS encoding B12-binding domain-containing radical SAM protein, which translates to MKLKLIYPQWEKLKGQTTFNLPPHGPVVFAQALPGYAEVSFTDENVETINFDEDCDLVAISMMLSTQVKRGWAIADEYRRRGKQVIFGGISAMLHGEETMNHADSVFLGEAEGRMEQVLEDWRCGGLKKVYNFMLQHPPIESVGPARRDLYKRELYNHKGVQMVDLFHASRGCRFSCYPCAVTYLGGRNFRPRPLDKVLEELASIDNNRLFIVDNSLAQNKEWEKELFREMAPFKKKWISHTIEDDPEILDLAAKAGAWYVYQAIYDTSDYIKERVKRYHDHGIGVEGTILLGLDNQTEDDIKRLIDFLLGINLDLAEFTVLTPFPHTKAYDDLLRQGRIFDHDWNHYNAGQVVYQPKHMSPERLQELYDYAWEAFYKEESQEEKMFQLLFNVVSREMEEGTYRPRNRKLIHKSFGKDVIRTGGTSSIGTSSRGINSLGTNSGQKL; encoded by the coding sequence ATGAAATTAAAATTGATTTATCCCCAATGGGAGAAGCTAAAAGGACAAACCACGTTTAATCTGCCCCCCCACGGGCCGGTTGTTTTTGCCCAGGCGCTGCCCGGCTATGCGGAAGTTTCCTTTACCGACGAAAATGTGGAAACGATAAATTTCGATGAAGACTGCGACCTGGTAGCCATCTCCATGATGTTGAGTACCCAGGTAAAACGGGGCTGGGCAATAGCCGACGAGTACCGCCGGCGGGGTAAACAGGTCATTTTTGGCGGTATTTCCGCCATGCTCCATGGGGAAGAAACCATGAACCACGCCGATTCTGTATTTTTAGGGGAAGCTGAAGGCCGGATGGAGCAGGTTCTGGAAGACTGGCGCTGCGGCGGTTTGAAAAAGGTGTATAACTTCATGCTGCAGCACCCCCCTATAGAATCGGTGGGGCCCGCCCGCCGGGACCTCTACAAACGGGAACTCTACAACCACAAGGGGGTCCAAATGGTAGACCTCTTCCATGCTTCCCGGGGCTGCCGCTTTAGCTGTTACCCCTGCGCGGTGACCTACCTGGGGGGGCGTAATTTCCGCCCCCGTCCCCTGGACAAGGTACTGGAGGAGCTTGCCTCCATCGATAATAACCGGCTTTTTATCGTCGATAATTCCCTGGCCCAAAACAAGGAATGGGAAAAGGAGCTTTTCCGGGAGATGGCCCCCTTCAAAAAGAAGTGGATTAGCCACACCATAGAGGATGATCCGGAAATCCTCGACCTGGCGGCGAAGGCCGGAGCATGGTATGTCTATCAGGCTATCTACGATACCTCGGATTACATCAAGGAACGGGTGAAACGCTACCACGACCACGGCATCGGGGTGGAGGGGACCATTTTGCTGGGCCTGGATAACCAGACCGAAGACGACATTAAGCGGCTTATCGATTTCCTCCTGGGGATTAACCTGGATTTAGCGGAATTTACCGTACTTACCCCCTTCCCCCATACCAAGGCCTACGACGATTTGCTCCGGCAGGGGCGTATCTTTGACCACGACTGGAACCATTACAACGCCGGCCAGGTGGTGTACCAGCCCAAACACATGAGCCCCGAGCGGCTTCAGGAGCTCTACGATTACGCCTGGGAAGCCTTCTACAAAGAAGAATCCCAGGAAGAAAAAATGTTCCAGCTTTTATTTAACGTGGTAAGCCGGGAAATGGAGGAAGGGACCTATCGCCCCCGGAACCGGAAACTGATCCACAAATCTTTCGGAAAGGACGTGATAAGAACCGGTGGAACAAGTTCCATTGGAACAAGTTCCCGTGGAATAAATTCCCTTGGAACAAATTCCGGTCAGAAATTATGA
- a CDS encoding lipid A biosynthesis acyltransferase, with protein MKRTYWSEHPGAETAVHWSEQKEQTVGYWHVKLILVIFRICPVIIMRLIAFPVAFFYYVFSKRARDNSRLFLSRVAACYAEDGKPFTLHIFRHILAFALTMIEKVESWGGKVDLSRIHFQDDDIGDLRERLDRGEGAVLICSHLGNSELLRALASFNRTGLSREVPVNGIVDFNVTASFNRMLRELNPDVSLRMVGVNDIGPDTIIMLQERLTAGELVTIAGDRTSANTRNKGFSIPFLNNSAPFTYGSFFMAAILNAPTYFVFAFRQKDISLSSQYDMHVHRSPIRFDCSRREREGRIEELARLFARRLESYCKQHPLQWYNFYDFWANE; from the coding sequence ATGAAGCGGACTTACTGGTCTGAGCATCCCGGGGCAGAAACAGCGGTCCATTGGTCGGAACAGAAGGAACAGACCGTCGGGTACTGGCATGTCAAGCTTATCCTTGTCATCTTTAGGATCTGCCCGGTAATCATCATGCGCCTCATCGCCTTTCCGGTGGCCTTTTTCTATTATGTTTTTTCAAAACGGGCCCGGGACAATTCCCGGCTTTTTCTTTCCAGGGTTGCCGCCTGTTATGCAGAAGATGGAAAGCCCTTCACCCTTCACATCTTCCGGCATATTCTGGCCTTTGCCCTGACGATGATTGAAAAAGTAGAATCCTGGGGGGGCAAGGTAGATTTAAGCCGTATCCATTTTCAGGATGATGATATTGGGGATTTACGGGAACGGTTGGATCGGGGGGAGGGGGCAGTGCTTATCTGTTCCCACCTGGGAAACTCGGAACTCCTGCGGGCCCTGGCCAGCTTTAACCGTACCGGCCTTTCCCGGGAGGTGCCGGTCAACGGGATCGTGGATTTCAATGTTACCGCCTCCTTTAACCGGATGCTCCGGGAACTCAACCCCGATGTAAGCCTCAGGATGGTAGGTGTCAACGATATAGGCCCGGATACCATCATTATGCTTCAGGAACGGCTCACCGCAGGGGAACTGGTGACCATTGCCGGGGACCGGACTTCGGCTAATACCCGGAACAAGGGCTTTTCCATTCCTTTCCTGAATAACAGCGCGCCCTTTACCTATGGGTCCTTCTTCATGGCCGCCATACTTAATGCGCCGACCTATTTTGTGTTCGCCTTCAGGCAAAAGGATATATCCCTGTCGTCCCAATACGATATGCATGTCCATAGGAGCCCCATACGTTTTGACTGTTCCCGCAGGGAACGGGAAGGGCGTATTGAAGAATTGGCCCGTTTATTTGCCCGTAGGCTTGAATCTTACTGTAAACAGCACCCCCTGCAATGGTATAATTTCTATGATTTTTGGGCGAATGAATGA
- a CDS encoding acyl carrier protein, translated as MTKDDIFEKIKEILIQEFEIDGKLINPTASLFADLDFDSIDAVDLIVKMKPYVSGKIDPELFKNTRTIQDVVDILFPLVQEVP; from the coding sequence ATGACAAAGGATGATATTTTTGAAAAAATAAAGGAAATTCTTATCCAGGAATTTGAGATCGATGGGAAGTTGATAAACCCCACTGCTTCTCTTTTTGCGGATTTGGATTTTGATTCCATAGATGCGGTGGATCTTATCGTCAAAATGAAACCCTATGTTTCGGGTAAAATAGATCCGGAACTTTTTAAAAACACCCGTACGATTCAGGATGTGGTCGATATTCTTTTCCCCCTGGTACAGGAAGTACCTTGA
- a CDS encoding HAL/PAL/TAL family ammonia-lyase, whose translation METSPIQIGKDRLTIEGLVRAAKGQGKILLCGSKEFEAKIDEGAAFLDRTLAEHGGIYGVTTGYGDSCTEIVTPEHYYDLPVRLTRYHGCGLGAYFDKETTRAIMIVRLNTLAQGFSGVSMDLLRYIAFFIEQDILPLIPEEGSVGASGDLTPLSYLAGALIGERDVLYQDKIRPAADVLKELGKPPYRFRPKEAIAIMNGTAVMNAVAALAFDGARYLADLSCRITAMNSVAIKGNAYHFYKRLFEVKPHPGQAEAARRIRESLKEQSEEDRLRGIVPERIQDPYSLRCAPHVIGVFYDAEDMLRRLIETEMNSANDNPIVDPETRSVYHGGHFYGGHICFAMDALKNISANIADLMDRQLALMVDIKFNRGLPPNLSGSKESFAYNHGFKAVQIAASAWTAEALKNTMPASVFSRSTECHNQDKVSMGTIAARDCIRVNELTAQTLAAALLAAAQALYLRLRQGELSSEAMRGVERTYNEVLSYFAPLEDDRPLDTDLRKTVALIEEAFFSV comes from the coding sequence ATGGAAACTTCTCCAATACAAATAGGTAAAGACCGGCTTACCATTGAAGGTCTGGTACGTGCGGCGAAGGGGCAGGGGAAGATCCTCCTCTGCGGGTCAAAAGAATTCGAAGCGAAAATTGATGAGGGCGCAGCGTTCCTGGACCGGACACTGGCCGAACACGGCGGTATTTACGGGGTAACCACCGGCTACGGGGATTCCTGTACGGAAATTGTTACCCCCGAGCATTACTACGATCTGCCGGTACGCCTGACCCGCTACCACGGCTGCGGCCTTGGCGCGTACTTTGACAAGGAAACCACCCGGGCGATCATGATCGTCCGGCTCAACACCCTGGCCCAGGGCTTTTCCGGGGTCAGCATGGATCTGCTGCGGTATATCGCATTTTTTATCGAACAGGATATCCTGCCCCTGATTCCGGAAGAAGGCTCCGTGGGCGCTTCCGGAGACCTCACCCCCCTTTCATACCTTGCGGGGGCTTTAATCGGCGAGCGGGATGTGCTGTATCAGGACAAGATACGCCCTGCCGCGGATGTACTGAAGGAGCTGGGGAAGCCCCCCTACCGGTTCCGCCCAAAGGAGGCCATCGCCATCATGAACGGAACCGCGGTGATGAACGCCGTGGCGGCCCTTGCCTTTGACGGGGCGCGGTACCTGGCGGATCTCTCCTGCCGTATTACCGCCATGAACTCCGTGGCCATCAAGGGGAACGCCTATCATTTTTATAAGCGCCTCTTTGAGGTTAAACCCCATCCCGGCCAGGCGGAGGCTGCACGGCGGATTCGGGAATCACTCAAGGAGCAGTCCGAGGAAGACCGGCTCCGGGGCATCGTTCCCGAACGGATACAGGACCCCTATTCCCTGCGCTGCGCCCCCCATGTGATCGGCGTTTTCTATGACGCCGAGGATATGCTGCGCCGGCTTATCGAGACCGAAATGAACAGCGCCAACGACAATCCCATTGTGGATCCGGAAACCCGTTCCGTGTACCACGGCGGCCATTTTTACGGGGGACATATCTGTTTCGCCATGGATGCCCTCAAGAATATCAGCGCAAACATCGCCGACCTGATGGACCGGCAGCTTGCCCTCATGGTTGACATAAAATTCAACCGGGGCCTTCCGCCGAATCTTTCGGGCTCCAAGGAAAGTTTTGCCTACAACCACGGCTTCAAGGCCGTCCAGATAGCCGCCTCCGCCTGGACCGCCGAGGCGCTGAAAAACACCATGCCCGCCAGCGTGTTTTCCCGCTCCACCGAATGTCACAACCAGGATAAGGTGAGCATGGGTACCATCGCCGCCCGGGACTGCATCCGGGTCAATGAACTGACCGCCCAGACCCTGGCGGCAGCGCTCCTTGCCGCAGCCCAGGCGCTATACCTCAGGCTCCGGCAGGGCGAGCTGAGTTCAGAGGCAATGCGGGGCGTGGAGCGGACCTATAACGAGGTACTATCCTACTTCGCCCCACTGGAAGATGATCGCCCCCTGGATACGGATCTGCGGAAGACCGTAGCATTAATAGAAGAAGCTTTCTTTTCGGTCTAA
- a CDS encoding methyltransferase has translation MNVSDKYYDEIFHFKGQWDVPSACGLKIIDKPGKTFVIVTELYQDNPGTSVTYAAQSLADQICKAKGLDSSKIVYLECNPDTNSKLSFYDEAYFEVTFSANAAPAYRQLGAEEVRALFGAASKAMHTYTVDKIRAVDAKFEALKIAFAPLTFQAVRALLELGILQKISDAGDAGLTREEAAEQTGVSPYGVGVLAEIALGMNVLKLRPGVGKERFVLGKIGWFLLEDDMTRVNFNFVNDICYQGAYDLCESVRSEKPRGLSVFGENWNTIYEALATLPEQAKKSWFEFDHFYSDIAFPEALPIVFASPPRRLFDIGGNTAKWAIRCCAHDPQVRVTIIDLPGQTAAAEKNAADAGFGDRIELYPCNVLDPAARFPTGADAIWMSQFLDCFSLDQVTAILAKIHEAVTPATTIYVLEPLWDMQRFEASAYSLQATSLYFTCMANGNSKMYRFAELTGAIEKAGFELSCAHHGLGSNSYSLLCFRSGA, from the coding sequence ATGAACGTATCGGATAAATACTACGACGAAATCTTTCACTTTAAGGGGCAGTGGGATGTACCTTCAGCCTGCGGCCTTAAAATCATTGATAAACCGGGCAAAACCTTTGTGATTGTTACCGAGCTCTACCAGGATAATCCCGGCACCTCCGTCACCTATGCCGCCCAATCCCTGGCGGACCAGATTTGCAAAGCCAAGGGTCTGGATAGCAGTAAAATTGTCTACCTGGAGTGCAACCCGGATACCAATTCAAAGCTTTCCTTTTACGATGAAGCGTATTTTGAAGTGACCTTTAGCGCCAATGCCGCACCGGCCTACCGGCAGCTGGGGGCGGAGGAAGTACGGGCCTTGTTCGGCGCCGCATCGAAGGCTATGCACACTTATACTGTTGATAAAATCCGTGCGGTGGACGCGAAATTTGAAGCCCTGAAGATCGCCTTTGCGCCCCTGACCTTTCAGGCGGTGCGGGCGCTCTTGGAACTGGGGATTCTGCAAAAAATATCCGATGCCGGCGATGCGGGGCTCACCCGGGAAGAAGCGGCGGAACAGACCGGCGTTTCCCCATACGGCGTGGGAGTTCTGGCGGAGATTGCCCTGGGCATGAATGTCCTCAAGCTCCGGCCCGGCGTAGGGAAGGAACGCTTTGTTCTGGGCAAGATTGGCTGGTTCCTGCTGGAAGATGACATGACCAGGGTCAACTTTAATTTTGTCAACGATATCTGTTATCAGGGCGCCTATGATTTATGCGAATCCGTCAGATCCGAAAAGCCCCGGGGCCTTTCGGTCTTTGGGGAAAACTGGAACACTATTTATGAAGCCCTCGCCACTTTACCGGAGCAGGCAAAAAAAAGCTGGTTTGAATTTGATCACTTTTATTCCGATATCGCCTTTCCCGAAGCGCTTCCTATTGTGTTTGCCTCCCCGCCCCGCCGCCTTTTTGACATAGGCGGCAATACGGCGAAGTGGGCTATCAGGTGCTGCGCCCATGATCCCCAGGTACGGGTCACCATCATAGACCTCCCCGGCCAGACTGCGGCGGCGGAAAAAAACGCCGCCGACGCGGGCTTTGGGGACCGCATTGAACTGTACCCATGCAACGTGCTTGATCCCGCCGCCCGCTTCCCCACCGGGGCCGATGCAATCTGGATGAGCCAATTTCTGGACTGTTTTTCCCTGGACCAGGTTACCGCCATACTGGCGAAAATCCACGAAGCGGTGACCCCCGCAACCACTATTTATGTGCTGGAACCCCTCTGGGACATGCAGCGTTTTGAAGCCTCCGCCTACTCCCTCCAGGCCACATCCCTTTACTTTACCTGTATGGCAAACGGTAACAGCAAAATGTACCGTTTCGCGGAACTCACCGGGGCAATTGAGAAGGCCGGGTTTGAATTATCCTGCGCCCACCATGGGCTTGGGTCAAACAGCTATTCGCTTCTGTGCTTTCGCTCCGGAGCATAA
- a CDS encoding phosphopantetheine-binding protein → MDDLKFQIKELIVNALELEDIKPENIADSEPIFGDGLGLDSIDALELGVALKKKFGIKFSAESEDNRKHFASVDALAAYIIAGTGGS, encoded by the coding sequence ATGGACGATCTGAAATTTCAAATAAAGGAATTAATTGTAAACGCCCTTGAGTTGGAGGATATAAAGCCCGAAAACATCGCCGATTCGGAACCGATATTTGGAGATGGGTTGGGGTTGGATTCGATTGATGCCCTGGAGCTGGGTGTGGCCCTTAAAAAGAAATTTGGTATAAAATTTTCTGCGGAAAGCGAGGATAACCGGAAGCATTTTGCTTCGGTGGATGCACTTGCGGCATATATTATTGCGGGAACTGGCGGATCATGA